The Candidatus Binatia bacterium DNA segment CCGCCATGACGCGAGCGTCGGTGCTGGTGGGCGTGCACTCGTTGAGCGCCGCGTCGCGGGTCGGCTTCATGTGCATGGGCACGGCCATATCGTCCGCCGTCTGGACCGCCCGCAACAATCCACTGCTCACCAACCGATGGAATCGTACGGGAAGGGCGGCGAGGCGCGCGCCGATGAGCTTGGCCTGCTCGTGGCCCAGGGCGTTCAGGCCATTCCCCAGGCTGTCGTTGGTGACGCTGGGGTCCGGGTCGTAGACGCCATGCCGTACCAGGTAGACGTAATGAACGCCCGTCCTGGCGCGGGGGGCGGATGTACGGGCCGGGTCGCCCGGGGGTTGAGCCCGGGCGGAAGCGGCCATGCCCAGAAGAAGAGCGCAACCCAGCAGGAATGCGGTTCGGTTCGCAGCACGGACCCCGTTCATGGTCTTCTTCACGCCAGGTGCTTCTTGAAGAACTCGATCGTCCGCGACCAGGC contains these protein-coding regions:
- a CDS encoding histidine phosphatase family protein, with the protein product MAASARAQPPGDPARTSAPRARTGVHYVYLVRHGVYDPDPSVTNDSLGNGLNALGHEQAKLIGARLAALPVRFHRLVSSGLLRAVQTADDMAVPMHMKPTRDAALNECTPTSTDARVMAGEKPEDVALCDSMRVVQWQRYFAPTPDQDTHDVLVCHGNIIRWTFLRALGVDPKAWANLHIGHASLTIIAIRPDGSVRPTMYSDVGHLPESKQTPK